The Streptomyces sp. HUAS MG91 sequence GCCCTGTGGCACGGCTTCGGGCTCGCGCTCGGGCTGTCGGCGCTCGCCTGGGCGGGCGGTGCCGCGCTCTTCGTGGCGCGGGAGCCGGTCGTGCGGCTCGGGCGGCGGCTCGCCTGGCCCAAGGCCGACGAGGTGTTCGGCCGGATCGTGCTCGGCCTGGAACGCTCCGCCCTCCAGGTGACGGGCTCCGTGCAGAAGGGCTCGCTGCCCGCCTACGTGGCCACGGTCCTCGCGGTCATGCTCGCCGGGCTCGTCGCGGTCCTCGCCACCGACCGGCCCTGGGACGGCGCCCCGGCGCCCCGCGTCTGGGACTCCCCGTGGCAGGCCGGGGTCGGCGCGCTGACCTGCGCCTGCGCCCTGATGTGCCTCCTGGTGCAGCGGCGCATGAAGGCCGCCGTCCTCGCGGGCCTCACCGGATACGGCACCGCGGCGCTGTACATCGTGCAGGGCGCCCCCGATCTCGCGCTCACCCAGTTCGGCGTGGAGACCGTGTCGACGGTCGTGCTCGTGCTCGTCCTGCGCCGACTGCCGGTCTTCTTCGGCGACAGCCGGAAGATCCGCCGCCGGCTCACCGGCGTCCTGCTCGCCCTGGGCAGCGGCGCCGTGGTGGCCTGCGCGGTGTGGCTCGCGGCGGGCGCGCGTACGGACGAACCGGCCGGGGCCGCGATGACCGAGGAGACCGCGCACCACGGCCTGAAGGACGTCGTCGCGACGATCCTCGTGGACTACCGGGCCTGGGACACGATGGGCGAGTCCGCCGTCCTCGCGGTGGCGGTGCTCGGCGTGACCAGCCTGCTCTACGTGCACCGCAGGCAGGGCCGGTCGGCCGCGCCCCCGGCGCGGCTGCCGGGCGGCGTGACGGCGTGGTCGCTGGCCACGTCCAAGCTCCGGGTGCCCGCCAAGTACCGGCAGGGGGCGCCGGAGCGCAGCTGGCTGGTGGCCGGGGACACGCTCGCGCCCGAGCACCGGTCGGTGGTGTTCGAGGTGGTGGCCCGGCTCGTCTTCCACCCGATCCTGATGCTGTCCGTGTACCTGCTGCTGTGCGCGGAGAACCTGCCGGGCGGCGGCTTCGTCGGCGGGCTGGTCGCCGGGGTCGCGCTGACCATCCGTTACCTCGCGGGCGGGCGGCACGAGCTGGCGGCGGCGGCCCCGGTGCACCCGGGCTTCTTCACCGGTCTCGGTCTCGCCCTGTCCACGGCCGTCGCCCTGGTGGGGCTCGCCGACGGGACCGTGCTGCACGGCTGGACCTGGCACGGGCATTTGCCGCTGATCGGCGACTGGCACGCGAGCACCGCGGTCCTGTTCGACCTCGGCGTGTATCTGCTGGTGCTCGGCGTGGTGCTCGACGTCGTCCGCGCCCTCGGGGCCAAGATCGACCAGCAGACCGAGTACAGGGCGGGCCTCGCGCTCGCCGGTGAGGAGCGCGGGTGACCATCAGTGCGACCCTGCTGGTCTGCGGCATCGTGCTGGTCGCCGCCGGCGGGATGCTGATCCTGACCCGCAGCCTGACGCGGGTGCTGATCGGCATCATCGTGTGCGGCAACGGCGTCAATCTCTTCGTGCTCGCCTCGGCCGGGCGGGCCGGGCTGCCCCCGCTCCTGTACCCGGGTGTGCCGCACGCCCGGGTGACCGACCCGCTGCCGCAGGCCATCTGTCTGACCGCCGTCGTGATCACGCTCGCCACCACGGCGTTCGTGCTCGCGATGGCGTACCGCAGCAGCCAGTTGACCGGTTCGGACTTCGTGCCGGACGACATCGCCGACCGGCGCGTGGTGCTGCGCGCCCAGATCGCCGAGGAGCGCCACGAACTGCGGGAGCAGTACCGCGGGGAGGGCAAGCGGGCCTGGCGCGAGGAGCGGCGCGAGCAGCGCCACCGGATCCGCGAGGACCGTGCCTTCCAGGCGCGGGCCCGGGACTCCTCGGGTGACCTGTGGGACGACGTGCTCGGCACCGATCCGGAGGAGACCCGGTGAACGCTCTCGTTCCGCTGCCCGTCGTCATGCCGCTCACGGTGTGCGGCCTGAGCCTGTTCATCGGGCCCCGGCTGCGCTGGCTGCACCGCGTGATCACCGTCGGGGTGCTCGCCGGGGTCCTGGCCGTCGACCTGGTGCTGCTCGTGGAGTCCGACCGCACGGGCCCGCTCGTCGTCCACCTCGGCGACTTCGGGCCGCCGCTGGGCGTGACCCTGGTCGCCGACCGGCTGGCCGCGCTGATGCTGACCGTGTCGGGCGCCGTCACCCTCATCGTGCTCGTGTACGCGATGGGCCAGGACATGGCCGACCGCGAGGAGAACGCGCCGCTGGCCGTCTTCCACCCGGCGTACCTGGTGCTGGTCTCCGGGGTGTCGCTGACCTTCCTCGCGGGCGACCTCGTCAATCTCTACGTCGGCTTCGAGATCATGCTGATGGCGAGCTTCGTGCTGCTGACGGTGGGCGCCACCGAGCCGCGCATCCGCGCCGGTTCGACCTATGTCGTCGTCTCGCTCGTCTCCTCCCTGGTGTTCCTCGCCGGGGTGGCCGTGACGTACGCGGCGGCGGGCACCGTGAACTTCGCGCAGCTCGCCGTACGGATGCCCGAACTCCCGCTCGGCGTGCGGACCATGGCCGAGGTGCTGCTGCTCACCGTGTTCGGGGTGAAGGCCGCCGCGTTCCCCGTCGCGGCCTGGCTGCCGGACTCGTACCCGACGGCGCCCGCGCCGGTGACGGCGGTCTTCGCGGGCCTGCTCACCAAGGTCGGCGTGTACTCGATGATCCGCGCGGAGACCCTGCTGTTCCCCGGGAACCGGCTCTCGGCCGTGCTGATGGCGGTGGCGTTCGCGTCGATGGTCATCGGCATCATCGGCGCGGTCGCCCAGACCGACCTGAAGCGGCTGCTGTCCTTCACGCTGGTCAGCCACATCGGCTTCATGCTGTTCGGGCTCGCGCTCGGCAGCCGGGGCGGCATCGGCGGCGCCGTCGTGTACACGGCCCACCACATCACCGTGCAGACGACGCTGTTCCTGGCGGCCGGTCTGCTGGAGAAGCGGTACGGGACGACGGAACTGACCCGGCTCGGCGGCACCGCCAGAACGGCCCCGCTGCTGGCCGCCCTGTGGTTCGTGCCCGCGATGAACCTCGCCGGGATCCCGCCGCTGTCCGGCTTCATCGGCAAGCTGGGGCTGATGCGGGCGGGCGCGGCGGACGGCGGCGCCTGGGCGTACGTCCTGCTCGCCGGGGCGGCGGTGACGAGCCTGCTGACGCTGTACGTGATGGTGAAGGTCTGGAACCTGGCGTTCTGGCGGGGGCCCGCGGTGACCGAACTCCCGCTGGAGGGCGATGTCCTGGAGGAGAGCGACGATCCCGACTCGGCGCCCGAGGACGGCTCGGGACCCGCGACGAAGACCGTCGTGCGCACCACCGCCCGGATCCCCCGCGTGATGACGGTGGCGACCGCGGCGGCCGTCGCCCTCGGTCTCGCCTACACCGTGCTTGCCACCCCGCTGACCGGCCTGGCCGACCGCTCGGCGGCCGAACTCCTCGCCCGTACCCCCTACGTCAAGGCGGTGCTCGGACCGTGAACTCCCCCTCCCTCGCGGCGCGCAGGCGCCGTCTCGACTGGCCGCTCATCGCCTGGCTGACCGTCATCTGGATGCTGCTGTGGTCGGGCCTGACCTGGGGCAACCTCATCAGTGGCGTCGTCGTCGCGGTCATCCTGTGCCTGGCGTTCCCGCTGCCGTCCGTCGATCTCGCCCTGCGGCTGCGCCCGCGCGGCATCCTGCGGCTCGCCGGATACCTGCTGGTCGACATGGTGACGTCGAGCGTCGTCGTGACCCGGCACGCGCTGACGGGGCGCCGCCGTCCGGCCGCCGTGCTGCGGGTGCCGCTGCGCTGCCGCACGGACCTGATGATCGCGGCGACCGCCGTCGCGGTCTCCAGCGTGCCGGGCGGCGCCCTGGTCGAGGTCAACGCCGCGACGGCCACCTTGTACCTGCACGTGAGCGACGCCGACGACCCCGCGACGGCGCCCCGCTCGCGCCGGGACGTCTGGCGGCTTGAGGCCCTGGTCGTGCGGGCCTTCGGGACCCGTGAGGAGATCGCGCGGATCGCGGCGGACCCCGATCCGTCCTCCCCCACCGGAAAGGAGAGCGGCTCGTGAGACTGGCCAACGACATCCTGCTCAACGCCGCCCTGACGCTGATCATCCTCGCGGGCGTGCTGCTGCTCATCCGCATCTGGCGCGGCCCCTCGATGCTGGACCGGGCAGTCGCCGTCGATGTGGCCGCGGTGCTGATCATCGCCGGGATCGGGGTGGACGCGGCGATGACCCGGACCCGCTACTACCTGTCGATCATGCTGGTGCTCGCCTTCCTCGGCTTCACCAGCTCGGTCGGCATCGCCCGGTTCATCGCCTCGCGCGACCGCGCCGGAACCAAGGAGCGCCCGTGAACGCCTGGCAGCAGACGGCCGATCTGGCCGGATCGATCCTTCTCTTCCTGGGCGCCGCCGTCTGTCTGGCCGGGGTCATCGGGATGCTCACGCTGCCCGACGTCCTCACGCGCAGCGCCACCGCGACCAACCCGCAGACGTTCGGCATGCTGCTGCTCGTCGCCGGTCTCGCGCTGCGGCTGCGCTCCGGGGTCGACCTCGGCACGCTCGCCCTGGTCGCCTTCTTCCAGCTCCTGACCAGCGCCGTCGCCGCCCATCTGGTCGCGCGGGCGGCGTACCGCACCGGCCAGACGGGCGACTGCGCCCTCCTCTACGACGAGCTGAGCGCGCCGGAGGACACGCGCCCCAGCGCTTGATCTCCTTGATCTTCAGCATCCGCGTGATGACCTTGTCGAGCTCGGCGTCGTCGAAGACCTTCTTCCAGTCGTCGCGGACGATCGACTCGCGGCCGTAGTCCATGGCGATGAGGCAGGCGTCCGAGAACGGGTTGGAGCCCTTGAGGGTGTTGGCGAGCGCGACCTGGGTGTGGCCGAGCAGCATCGCACGGGCCGCCTTCTCGGGCACGCCGACGGTGTGCACGGTCTCGTGCAGGGCCTCGGTGAGCAGCGCGCCGACCATGCAGGCGATGGTCTCGGCGCGGCTCGCCGCCGAGCGGGCCACCGACGAGGACGTGGCGCGCCTGGAGGAGCACCTGCGGGACATGCGCGAGGCGGGCGGGGACGTCAAGGCGTTCGTCGACGCCGACATCGCCTTTCATCTGGAGTGCGCGAACATCGCGCGCAACACGGTGCTGAGCGACATCCTGCACAGCATCCGGGCGCTGCTCCAGGTCTGGATGGAGCGGGTCAACGACATCGAGGGCACCGTCACCGGCACCCTCTGCGAGCACGACGCCGTCCTGGAGGCCATCCGCTCGCGCGATCCCGAGGCCGCGGACCGGGCGATGGCCGAGCACATGCGGATGGCGAGCGAGCGGCTTCAGACGTCGATCGGCGACCCCGCCTGACACGTCCGCGCCGCGGGTGGTGCCGCCGGGCGGCGGGCTCTCAGAAGGAGTCGCCGTACCAGTAGGCGGCGCCGGGTGCCGTAAGGGTCTGTTCCACGGTGCCGGCCGGTGTGAGCAGCGGGCGGTACATGCCCGTCGTGTCGGTTCCCCGTGCCACGGCGCCGGCCCGCAGCAGCCGGGGCAGGGCGCGCTCGGCGCCGGGCGCGTCGGGGAGCCGGGTGCGGGCCCGGACGGCTCCGGCGGCACGGGCCCGGACGGCCAGTCCCGCGTACAGGGTGCCCAGGCAGTCGTCGTCGGCGACGGCCGCCTCCAGCACCTCCGCCGTGCCGTCGGCGATCCGGGCGACCAGCCAGCCGCGCGGTCCGCCCGCCCTGTCCTCGGCCACCAGGTGGAGCGTGTCGTGGCCGTACCAGGCCGGTACCCGCACCCGCCAGTCGTCGGCCGAGCGCACCGAGCTGAGCGGGCGGCGGGCGTTGTGCCGTTCCTGGAGGCGGGCCAGCGGTGCGCGGTCGCCGGGGCGTGCCTCGCGTACGCCGACGGGGGCGTCCGGCGCGTCGGCGAGCGGCCCCTCGGCGTACGGCCGCGCGAACGTCCGCCAGCCGGAGCCCTCGTAGACACCGGGTGTGCCCGTGAACAGCAGGGACCAGCCGCAGCCTTCGCTGATCATGCTCGCCGTGGCCTCGGCGAGCAGGGCGCGGACCAGCCCCCTGCCGCGCGCCTCGGGCCGGGTGGCGACACTGCCGATGCCGCCGATCCGGTGCGGGGCGCCGTGGGCGTCGCGCACCGTGCGCGGTACGTGGACGACGACGGCGTCGAGGCTGCCGTCGTCCGCGGCGGCGACGAACGTGCGCCGGTGCCGGTCCGCGTCGAGGGCGTACAGGGCGGGCAGGTGGGGTGCGTCGCCGAAGCACCGGGACCACAGCGCGTACAGGGCGGGTTCGTCGGCGGCGGTGGCGGTGCGGATCACAGGAGGAGGTTTCCGTCGGTGCGCACGCGGTCGCCGTCCTTCGGCATGGCGTCGCGCGTGGTGCCTTGTTCGACGCAGGCGGTGTGCAGGACGTCGGCGCAGGCGGCGGCCTCCAGGCGCAGGCGGCCGCCGGTGAAGCGGCAGCCGGTGGCGGCGTAGTGGTTGGTGCCGTCGGCGATCCGGACATGGGCGGTGGCCGCGTCGTCCGTACGGGAGTCGGCGCCGGTCAGCTGCCAGGTGACGGTGCCGGAGCCGCCGGCGGCCCGGCCGAGGAGCGCCTTGGCCTTGTTGGTGCCGGTGATGCGGGTGCCGCCGGTGATCTGGAGGTGCTGGTCGCGGACGGCGCTCAGCTCGATGCCCGTGTCGGTGAACGTGCCGCCTTCGACGACCAGTTGGGCCGCTCCCACGGACAGCGGGGCGGCGTCCTCGGCGCCCTCGACGGTGCAGTCGGTGAGGTGGACGGGGCCCGCGCCGCGCAGGACGAGCCCGTCGGCGCCCTTGATCACGCAGCGTACGAAGTGGACGGGGGCGGTCACCGGGGTCTGGACGAGGACGGTGCCCGCGGGCGGGGCGAAGTCGCAGTCGCTGATCACGGTGGGCCGTGTGGAGCGGGCCGAGCGCTGGGCGACGGCGAAGGTCTTCGCGGTGCAGCCGCGCAGTTGCGCGCCGTCGGCGTTCACCGTCAGGGTGCCCGCCTGGTCGAAGGTGGGGCGGGCGATGACGGTGACGTCCTCCAGGGTCAGGTCGGTGATCTTCGTGTTGGCGGTGAACCAGGAACAGGTGTGCCGGCGCACGGTGATGCGCTTGGCCGAGATCCCCCACTGGGCACCGGAGTTGGCGATGTCCATCAGCCCGGAGTTGCCGTCGAAGAGCAGGTCGTGCTCGTACTGGCCGTGGGTGGTGAAGGGGTTGCCGCCCGCGTCGTCGCCGTCGCCGTGGCAGTTGACGACGGTGCAGTAGGCGGACGCCGTCAGGTCGTTGAGGTGGCGCACGTTGCTGGTGGTGCAGTCGGCGACGCGGCCGTAGAGGCAGTAGATCTGCTGGGTGAGATAGCCGGCGCCGCCGTACTCGACGGTCGGCGGGTTCTTCAGGGAGCACTGCTCGGTACGGAACCGGGTGCACCAGCGCCGCATGATCACCGGCCAGAAGGAGCCGGTGGCGTGGATGCCGGAGACGTCGCAGTCCACCGCGTACTCGTACGAGACGGGGTGCGAGCCGGTGTACTCGTCGTCGCCCGCGCCCTCGAAGACGAGGTTGCGCACATGGGTGTCGCGGACGGGCTCGACACGGGTCCAGGTCAGGGTGCGGCCCTTGGCGAGCGGCCAGCCGTTGAGGTAGTTGACGCGGATGTGGGTGCCGTCGACGATCTCGGTGATCTCGACGAGCTTCTGCAGCTCCCGCTCGTCGCGGCCGCCGCCCGCCACCGGGTCGACCTGCACCGTCCACCACTGGCCGACCGCGAAGGCGGACGGGTCCGGCACGGGGAAGGTGTCGGTCAGCTCGATGACCTCGGCGGGCAGCGCGTAGGTGTGGGTGGTGTCGGTGGGGGTGCCGCGGAAGGCGAGGACGGCGCCGAAGGGGTTGTCGTGGGTGTTGGCCTCGATGCCTTTGGTGAGCATGCGGTGGCCGTGGAAGTCGAGTTCGATGCGGGAGCGGTGCCACAGGTGACGCTTGGTGAACAGCAGGTCGGTGTGGGCCTCGACGCGGTGGACGTCCGGGTCGCCGACCATCGCGTCCAGCGCCGCGTCGGCGGGGGTTTCGGCGTCGAAGTGGCCGAAGGTGCGGAAGTCGACGATTCCGGTGTGGAGTTGGTGCCAGCGGCCCCGGGTGGTGGTCTTGGCGGGGGCGATGACGGTGCCGCCGTTGTGGGCGGCCTTGGAGGCGGCGTCCCAGCGCACGGCCATCCCGCCGCCGTCACCGGCCTCGTGGTATCCGGCGACGATGACGACCGCCCCGTCCCGGACCCCCTTCGACGTCCGCAGGGCGGCGACGGTGTCGACGTACAGGGCATCCTCGCGGGCCGCCGCGTGCGCCGTGCCGGAGGTGGCGGTCAG is a genomic window containing:
- a CDS encoding peptidase C14, producing MDESRRRALLLSGLTGVGVLTATSGTAHAAAREDALYVDTVAALRTSKGVRDGAVVIVAGYHEAGDGGGMAVRWDAASKAAHNGGTVIAPAKTTTRGRWHQLHTGIVDFRTFGHFDAETPADAALDAMVGDPDVHRVEAHTDLLFTKRHLWHRSRIELDFHGHRMLTKGIEANTHDNPFGAVLAFRGTPTDTTHTYALPAEVIELTDTFPVPDPSAFAVGQWWTVQVDPVAGGGRDERELQKLVEITEIVDGTHIRVNYLNGWPLAKGRTLTWTRVEPVRDTHVRNLVFEGAGDDEYTGSHPVSYEYAVDCDVSGIHATGSFWPVIMRRWCTRFRTEQCSLKNPPTVEYGGAGYLTQQIYCLYGRVADCTTSNVRHLNDLTASAYCTVVNCHGDGDDAGGNPFTTHGQYEHDLLFDGNSGLMDIANSGAQWGISAKRITVRRHTCSWFTANTKITDLTLEDVTVIARPTFDQAGTLTVNADGAQLRGCTAKTFAVAQRSARSTRPTVISDCDFAPPAGTVLVQTPVTAPVHFVRCVIKGADGLVLRGAGPVHLTDCTVEGAEDAAPLSVGAAQLVVEGGTFTDTGIELSAVRDQHLQITGGTRITGTNKAKALLGRAAGGSGTVTWQLTGADSRTDDAATAHVRIADGTNHYAATGCRFTGGRLRLEAAACADVLHTACVEQGTTRDAMPKDGDRVRTDGNLLL
- the mnhG gene encoding monovalent cation/H(+) antiporter subunit G, encoding MNAWQQTADLAGSILLFLGAAVCLAGVIGMLTLPDVLTRSATATNPQTFGMLLLVAGLALRLRSGVDLGTLALVAFFQLLTSAVAAHLVARAAYRTGQTGDCALLYDELSAPEDTRPSA
- a CDS encoding monovalent cation/H+ antiporter complex subunit F — protein: MRLANDILLNAALTLIILAGVLLLIRIWRGPSMLDRAVAVDVAAVLIIAGIGVDAAMTRTRYYLSIMLVLAFLGFTSSVGIARFIASRDRAGTKERP
- a CDS encoding Na+/H+ antiporter subunit E; protein product: MNSPSLAARRRRLDWPLIAWLTVIWMLLWSGLTWGNLISGVVVAVILCLAFPLPSVDLALRLRPRGILRLAGYLLVDMVTSSVVVTRHALTGRRRPAAVLRVPLRCRTDLMIAATAVAVSSVPGGALVEVNAATATLYLHVSDADDPATAPRSRRDVWRLEALVVRAFGTREEIARIAADPDPSSPTGKESGS
- a CDS encoding Na(+)/H(+) antiporter subunit C; translation: MTISATLLVCGIVLVAAGGMLILTRSLTRVLIGIIVCGNGVNLFVLASAGRAGLPPLLYPGVPHARVTDPLPQAICLTAVVITLATTAFVLAMAYRSSQLTGSDFVPDDIADRRVVLRAQIAEERHELREQYRGEGKRAWREERREQRHRIREDRAFQARARDSSGDLWDDVLGTDPEETR
- a CDS encoding Na+/H+ antiporter subunit D, with amino-acid sequence MNALVPLPVVMPLTVCGLSLFIGPRLRWLHRVITVGVLAGVLAVDLVLLVESDRTGPLVVHLGDFGPPLGVTLVADRLAALMLTVSGAVTLIVLVYAMGQDMADREENAPLAVFHPAYLVLVSGVSLTFLAGDLVNLYVGFEIMLMASFVLLTVGATEPRIRAGSTYVVVSLVSSLVFLAGVAVTYAAAGTVNFAQLAVRMPELPLGVRTMAEVLLLTVFGVKAAAFPVAAWLPDSYPTAPAPVTAVFAGLLTKVGVYSMIRAETLLFPGNRLSAVLMAVAFASMVIGIIGAVAQTDLKRLLSFTLVSHIGFMLFGLALGSRGGIGGAVVYTAHHITVQTTLFLAAGLLEKRYGTTELTRLGGTARTAPLLAALWFVPAMNLAGIPPLSGFIGKLGLMRAGAADGGAWAYVLLAGAAVTSLLTLYVMVKVWNLAFWRGPAVTELPLEGDVLEESDDPDSAPEDGSGPATKTVVRTTARIPRVMTVATAAAVALGLAYTVLATPLTGLADRSAAELLARTPYVKAVLGP
- a CDS encoding GNAT family N-acetyltransferase, with amino-acid sequence MIRTATAADEPALYALWSRCFGDAPHLPALYALDADRHRRTFVAAADDGSLDAVVVHVPRTVRDAHGAPHRIGGIGSVATRPEARGRGLVRALLAEATASMISEGCGWSLLFTGTPGVYEGSGWRTFARPYAEGPLADAPDAPVGVREARPGDRAPLARLQERHNARRPLSSVRSADDWRVRVPAWYGHDTLHLVAEDRAGGPRGWLVARIADGTAEVLEAAVADDDCLGTLYAGLAVRARAAGAVRARTRLPDAPGAERALPRLLRAGAVARGTDTTGMYRPLLTPAGTVEQTLTAPGAAYWYGDSF